The Streptomyces sp. NBC_00224 genome contains the following window.
CGGGCGACCCGCACAACCAGCTAAAAGGAAAGGAGCCGCGGATCCTGAATTCAGGATCCGCGGCTCCGTTTCGCGAAGTGCGGTGACGCATCGGCCCGGGCCGGGGTTCGGCCGACCGGGTGCGGTCAGACGGTCTCGGGGAGCTCCTCAAGGCCCGCCTCGACCAGCTTCGCCAGACGGTCCAGGGCCGCCTCGGCGCCCTCCGCCTCGGAAGCCAGCACGATCTCCTCGCCGCCCTGCGCACCCAGGCCGAGCACCGCGAGCATGGAGGCGGCGTTGACCGGGTTGCCGTCGGCCTTGGCGATCGTCACGGGGACGCCGGAGGCCGTGGCGGCGCGGACGAAGATGGAAGCGGGGCGGGCGTGCAGGCCCTCGGCCCAGCCGACATTGACGCGGCGCTCAGCCATGGTGATGCCCTTCGAAATCTCTGACGGTTGTCTAGACCAGTCTCTCATGTCCTGCGCAGTGCTCGTGCCGACGTCGGTCCCGGATCCGGCGGCCCTTCGGCCCTGGCCGCCCTCTCCACTCTGCCCCCTACCTTGACCTGACCGCAGCGGCCCCGCGACCCGTAGGCTGCCCGTATGCAGGCTCCGCAGGAGAAGACGCAGGACCCCGCGTACCCGGCCCACTGGGAGGCCGACGTCGTGCTGCGCGACGGGGGGACCGCGCGGGTCAGGCCCATCACGACCGACGACGCGGAGCGGCTCGTCTCGTTCTACGAGCAGGTGTCGGACGAGTCCAAGTACTACCGCTTCTTCGCGCCCTACCCCCGGCTGTCGGCGAAGGACGTGCACCGCTTCACCCATCACGACTACGTGGACCGCGTCGGGCTCGCGGCGACGGTGGGCGGCGAGTTCATCGCGACCGTCCGCTACGACCGGATCAACGCGCAGGGCAGGCCCGCCTCGGCGCCGGCCGACGAGGCCGAGGTGGCGTTCCTCGTCCAGGACGCCCACCAGGGGCGCGGGGTCGCCTCCGCACTGCTCGAACACGTCGCGGAGGTCGCGCGCGAGCGGGGGATCCGGCGGTTCGCGGCGGAGGTGCTGCCCGCCAACAACAAGATGATCAAGGTGTTCACGGACGCGGGCTATCAGCAGAAGCGTTCCTTCGAGGACGGCTCGGTCCATCTCACACTCGATCTGGAGCCGACCGCCGAGTCGCTGGCCGTGCAGCGCGCCCGCGAGCAGCGCGCGGAGTCGCGCTCGGTGCAGCGGCTGCTCGCCCCCGGCTCGGTGGCCGTGATCGGCACCGGCCGCGCGCCCGGCGGCGTCGGCCGCACGGTGCTGCGCAACCTGCTCGGGGCGGGGTTCACCGGACGTGTGTACGCGGTCAACCGGGCCTTCCCCGAGGGCGGTTCGCAGGTCGACGGCGTCCGCGCGGTCCGCTCGCTCGGCGAGATCGCGGAGCAGGTCGACCTCGCGGTCGTCGCGGTCCCGGCCGAACGGGTGCCGGAGGCGGTCGCGGAGTGCGGTGAGCACGGGGTGCAGGGGCTGGTCGTCCTGTCCGCCGGGTACGCCGAGAGCGGCGCGGCCGGGCGCGAGCGCCAGCGCGAACTGCTGCGCCAGGTGCGGTCGTACGGGATGCGGCTGATCGGGCCGAACGCGTTCGGCGTCATCAACACCGCGCCCGGGACGCGCCTGAACGCCTCGCTGGCGCCCGATCCGCCGCAGCGGGGCCGGATCGGACTGTTCACCCAGTCGGGAGCGATCGGGATCGCGCTCCTCTCGGGCCTGCACCGGCGGGGCGCGGGCCTGTCGACGTTCATCTCGTCGGGCAACCGGGCGGACGTCTCGGGCAACGACATCCTCCAGTACTGGTACGAGGACGCGGACACGGACGTGGTCCTGCTGTACCTCGAATCCATCGGCAACCCGCGGAAGTTCACCCGGCTCGCGCGCCGGACGGCGGCGGTCAAGCCGGTGGTCGCGGTGAAGGGCGCCCGCCACAGCGGCTCGACCCCGCCCGGCCACGCGGTCCCGGTGACCCGGGTCCCGGACACGGCGGTGTCGGCGCTGCTGCGCCAGGCGGGCGTGATCCGGGTGGACACGGTGACCGAGCTGGTCGACGCGGGCGTCCTCCTCGCGGGCCAGCCGCTCCCGGCCGGCCCGCGCGTGGCGATCCTGGGCAACTCGGAATCCCTCGGCCTGCTCACCTACGACGCCTGCCTCACCGAGGGCCTGCGCCCCCACCCGCCCGTCGACCTCACGACGGCGGCCACCCCCGAGGACTTCCGCGACGCGCTGGCGCGGGCCCTGGCGGACGAGTTCTGCGACGCGGTGGTGGTCACGGCGATCCCCTGGGTGGGCGAGCCCGGCTACCCCGACGAAGCCCTGGCCACGGCCCTCCAGCAGGCCACGACCACGGCCCCGGCGAAGCCGGTGGCGGTAGTACACGTGGAGCTGGGCGGCTTGGCGGAGGCGCTGGCGAGCGCGGCGAGCACGGCCCGCCGCACCACACCCCCGCACCGAGCCCCGCTCACCCCGACGAGGCCGGACGGCGAGCCGGGGACGAGTGCCGCGACGACGCCAGGGGCGACGCTCGGGGCGCGCCCCGAGCGGGGTGCAGGGGCCGCAGGCCCCGCCGGGGTTCCGGGGGCGGAGCCCCCGAGGGGGTCCTCCCGTATCAGCCCACCCCCACCCCCGGAGGGTCTCGGGAAGGGGCGGGGTGGGGGACAAGCCATCCCCACCGGCCCCGCACCCGAACCCCCCGCCGAACCCCACAGCATCCCCGCCTACCCCGCCGCCGAACGCGCCGTACGGGCCCTCGCCGAGGCCGTCCGGTACGGGCAGTGGCGGCGGCAGGCCGCCGAGCAGGGGAAGGTGCCGGAGTACGACGACATCGACGAGGCCGGGGCCGCCGCCGACATCGGGCGGCTGCTCGGGGACGCGGACCCGAGGGGGACGACCCTCGCCGCCGCCGAGGCGGAGGCGCTGCTCGCCCGGTACGGGATCCCCGTGCGCCCCGCCCTGCCCGCGCCCCACCCGGACGCCGCCGTCGAGGCCGCCGCCCGCCTCGGCTACCCCGTGGCCCTCAAGACCACCGCCCCGCACCTGCGCCACCGCCCCGACCTCGGCGGCGTCCGCCTCGACCTCGCCGACGAGGAGCAACTGCGGCGCGCATACGACGAGTTGGCCCAGGTCCTCGGCAAGCCGGAGGAGCTGCTCCCGGTCGTGCAGGCGATGGCGCCGCGCGGCG
Protein-coding sequences here:
- a CDS encoding HPr family phosphocarrier protein encodes the protein MAERRVNVGWAEGLHARPASIFVRAATASGVPVTIAKADGNPVNAASMLAVLGLGAQGGEEIVLASEAEGAEAALDRLAKLVEAGLEELPETV
- a CDS encoding GNAT family N-acetyltransferase, encoding MQAPQEKTQDPAYPAHWEADVVLRDGGTARVRPITTDDAERLVSFYEQVSDESKYYRFFAPYPRLSAKDVHRFTHHDYVDRVGLAATVGGEFIATVRYDRINAQGRPASAPADEAEVAFLVQDAHQGRGVASALLEHVAEVARERGIRRFAAEVLPANNKMIKVFTDAGYQQKRSFEDGSVHLTLDLEPTAESLAVQRAREQRAESRSVQRLLAPGSVAVIGTGRAPGGVGRTVLRNLLGAGFTGRVYAVNRAFPEGGSQVDGVRAVRSLGEIAEQVDLAVVAVPAERVPEAVAECGEHGVQGLVVLSAGYAESGAAGRERQRELLRQVRSYGMRLIGPNAFGVINTAPGTRLNASLAPDPPQRGRIGLFTQSGAIGIALLSGLHRRGAGLSTFISSGNRADVSGNDILQYWYEDADTDVVLLYLESIGNPRKFTRLARRTAAVKPVVAVKGARHSGSTPPGHAVPVTRVPDTAVSALLRQAGVIRVDTVTELVDAGVLLAGQPLPAGPRVAILGNSESLGLLTYDACLTEGLRPHPPVDLTTAATPEDFRDALARALADEFCDAVVVTAIPWVGEPGYPDEALATALQQATTTAPAKPVAVVHVELGGLAEALASAASTARRTTPPHRAPLTPTRPDGEPGTSAATTPGATLGARPERGAGAAGPAGVPGAEPPRGSSRISPPPPPEGLGKGRGGGQAIPTGPAPEPPAEPHSIPAYPAAERAVRALAEAVRYGQWRRQAAEQGKVPEYDDIDEAGAAADIGRLLGDADPRGTTLAAAEAEALLARYGIPVRPALPAPHPDAAVEAAARLGYPVALKTTAPHLRHRPDLGGVRLDLADEEQLRRAYDELAQVLGKPEELLPVVQAMAPRGVDTVVRAAIDPAVGAVLSFGLAGAASELLGDTGHRLVPATDRDAAELVRSIRTAPLLFGWRGSAPVDTAALEELLLRVSRLVDDHPEVVAVSLEPVVVAQHGLSVLGASVRLAPPPPRSDLGPRRLPSY